The following are from one region of the Microscilla marina ATCC 23134 genome:
- a CDS encoding dienelactone hydrolase family protein, translating to MQQYTKLVKVLLVTGILATVTAFTLINIRPAEAPKNKFTCCHSNESDAAYAAIEEFADLTYDPSFVASHEMPIAWQGYMPEGKMIEFATTDGKKSKAYVNMASGKSPRYLLVIHEWWGLNKNVKKEADQLFKDLKKQGVNVVALDLYDGKVATTRKDAGKYMRNTQTARAEAIIKGALAMANKATGNKAKIGTIGWCFGGGWSLQASILAGKQAAACVMYYGMPEKNVARLKLLKTDVLGIFAKKDRWITPKIVNTFETKMKSIDKSVRIHQYDAAHAFANPSSPRYEKKAAKDAYKKTLKFLKKRL from the coding sequence ATGCAACAGTACACCAAACTAGTAAAAGTATTATTGGTCACGGGCATTCTTGCTACAGTTACCGCGTTTACACTTATCAATATTCGCCCGGCAGAGGCGCCCAAAAACAAGTTTACTTGCTGTCATTCCAACGAAAGTGACGCCGCTTATGCTGCCATTGAAGAATTTGCTGACCTCACCTATGACCCATCGTTTGTGGCAAGCCACGAAATGCCCATTGCCTGGCAAGGCTATATGCCTGAGGGCAAGATGATAGAGTTTGCCACTACCGATGGCAAAAAATCTAAAGCTTATGTAAATATGGCATCCGGCAAAAGCCCGCGTTATTTGTTGGTGATACACGAATGGTGGGGACTTAACAAAAATGTGAAAAAAGAAGCAGATCAACTGTTCAAAGACCTGAAAAAACAAGGGGTAAATGTAGTAGCACTAGACTTGTATGATGGCAAGGTAGCGACTACCCGCAAAGACGCAGGTAAGTATATGCGTAATACACAAACCGCCCGTGCCGAGGCAATCATTAAAGGAGCTTTGGCAATGGCTAACAAGGCTACTGGCAATAAGGCAAAGATAGGCACTATTGGCTGGTGTTTTGGTGGAGGTTGGTCGCTGCAGGCATCTATTTTGGCAGGCAAACAGGCGGCAGCTTGTGTAATGTACTATGGTATGCCCGAAAAAAATGTAGCACGTTTGAAACTACTCAAAACAGATGTATTGGGCATTTTTGCCAAAAAAGACCGTTGGATTACCCCAAAAATAGTGAATACTTTTGAAACCAAGATGAAGAGTATCGACAAGAGTGTGCGTATTCATCAATATGATGCAGCTCACGCTTTTGCCAACCCAAGCAGCCCCCGTTATGAAAAAAAGGCAGCAAAAGATGCTTACAAGAAGACTTTGAAGTTTTTGAAAAAACGACTGTAA